Part of the Hippoglossus stenolepis isolate QCI-W04-F060 chromosome 4, HSTE1.2, whole genome shotgun sequence genome is shown below.
tgagtggtcaataagACTGGGcaagcactatataaataaagtccaTTTGACTAATTACCATTAATCGATAATTTTTTTACAACATATAGATGCAAGACAAGATAGGGCAGTGGGAAATAGTGACAGGAAGTTTACCgcagtattttcttttctacagacCAACTGTTAATTGATTCACTTTTAATGAAATAACACATGGAACTGCTGCAATTCAACTCTCACCAGATACTTGTGTCTTTTTCCTTATCTTTTAAATTCCAATCATTCCAATCTTTCAAATTCCAAAATAATTTAGCATTTTCCAAAGCTAACATtaaatgtgttggtgtgtttatgtgtctgagTGTTAATGTGTTGTTATTCTCTGCAGAGGAACTTGACGAGGTGCAAAGACATCAGAGTCTTCTCAGGGAGCTGCAGAAGTTGGCTGATGATGgtacaaacacatcacacacacacacacacacacctccttttTAGAGAGGTATAGAAGTAATGTCCACAGCAAGCTTGTATTTTAACACCACAGCGAACATAGCACTGACTATTGCAATCTGAATgttgcagagagagaaagggagcatgaggatgagaggaagaacGAGCGTTATGAGTACAACTTGGCCGACGATGAGAGCAACTTTGagcagagggatgaggaggaggacaagaaggaggagagagacctGACCAACCTTGTGAAAAAGACAGGTGAAAAGAATAATTACAAGACCGAGGGAGATGACACCAAAGAGAAGATGATGGAGAGGCCACGTATTGATGACACAGGGagggatgatgaagaggagagagccAAGGAGCTTGAGGAGCTGCTGGCTGAGGAGATCACCaagaaagtgaaggaggagaggaatgaTGAAGAGCTCAAAGAACTGCTGAAAGAGCTGAAAAAGAAGCGATATGAGGCTGTGAAGGAGAGGGAGATACAGAAAGGTTCTGAAATGGAccagaaggaggaggtggaggataagaaggaagaggaggacaaaggaAGTAAAGGAGAAACGGTGGAGGACTTGGAGAAGCAGAGGGttgaggagaggaagaagaacgaggtggagctgatggtggagaaggagaaggtggagaaagAGCTAAAAGAGCTTCTCAAAGAGCAGGACAGCAAGCcacagcaggagagggagaggaaggagaagcaggaggagctggacgaACTTacgaggaagatgaagagggtgaatgaggaagaggagcaggagaagcaggGTGGGACAAAAGAGGACGGGGTGGGTGACATGCCGGCGGCGGAGAAGAGcgaaaaggaggagggagatggagaaaaggagTCTGATGAGAAAGCAGAGAATGAAGtcaagaagaaagaagaggaggtgccAGCAGAGGTGAAGGAGCCCCAGCAAaagagagtgatggagaaagCCAGTGACGAGGCCACACGACAGTTTGAGAGGGAAAGGTacaaagatgaggaggaagaggaggaaaatggggaggatgaggaagatgaggatgagtATGTaagagaggacgaggaggggcAAGAGGAGGACGACGATGAAGAGGGTGAAGCCGCAGAAGATGAAGGGGAGGTAAGTGCAAAACATATTGAAATGTTTGCATGGGTTTGGTCACATTGAATATTACAGCCCAAAGATTTATTAAATACTAACTGGGCACATATACTGAAACATAATTAGTTTTATACTGGGATGAACAGGAAGTTAGAGATTAAGTGAGTAAAACCGTAGATCAGCTTTTATGTCCTGTCAGTCAAGCTCCCTTATATAAGTCTGGAGTTATGAAATACAGCAGGTTATAGGAGGTGCAGACTGTAAAGTAAgtctgtttttttaactttttcaaaACTAGATATGTTTACAGAGCAGGTGAAGTTAATAGAAGATGACCTTGGGGAACTCCACATATCTTGTTGTCCATTCACATGTATATTTACCAGTTGTTCCTGTCTTGAAGATATCTCCTGAACCAATTTAGCTAAAGTGAAAACCTACCTGAATCAATTTCTAAACAAAATAATTCAGAACCTTTATAAAAACGGTCTCAGTTCTGTGGTGGAGTTTGTATAATATAGTTTATCACCAcagtaaaaactacaaaaacactagaatagcactcagtggagcacaaacctccgccaaggccccaaCAGTCCGCAtattaaagcacatttaaattcactagatcctgacttttatttgcaccaaattttgcaATAATAGAAAATGTTGAAACATGCTATTGTCAGGTGAAAAAAAACTatagatctgccccctgatccagatccataccaatcattccaccaagtttcatggtaatctgtcctgcagtttttgcataatcttgcctaaagtattttattgtaagtattgtattttatttctgtgtcccTCTTAACTTTTTTAAGTACCCATTAAGTATTTCATTTGTACTAATACTATATATTaacagtgtatttatttgtttttcttgcttcaggagctgctggagattGAAGCCGAGTTGCGCAAAGTGgctgcagagctgagagagCTTCGCAGAGGCTAAGTCACatgctcgctcgctcgctcatacacattcacacacatatacaaacacacactggactgACAAAACCCTTTGTTGtattcacagtcacacattcacCTCACACATTTCTCCCGTTGAACAGCCTTCAAGTCCCTTCAGCACTCAGAGAAATATCTTTCGTTTTCAATCCTTAAGTGGACAGTGGTGGAAACTGTACACACTGTTGTTTCATGCCTGCTTTTAGATGACCTGGAAAAGGCCGTCTCTGTTCGTTTGAATGTTTCTGAGTGTTGAGGAGAAGGAGATGCCTTTTCTGGATGATCTGAAAGCTTGTTGTGTCCATCACGCGTGTCCCTGGCTCTGTACCTGTAAATGCTGTTTGTGAAGTAGACAGGTGATGTCGCTTCAGTTGTAAACCGCCATGGACACAAAGCATTCAGCACTTtgattcaaatgttcattttgacaGCAGATTGCCAACCATGCACACACCATCATCTTTGAAATGTGAGTCACAACAACCGTCAGCCAGTGCTACTCTCGTCTGAAGGTATCATCCTCAGTGGTGTGTTCTTGTGGGATAAGCAGATTCCCTACTATAAGTACTATGTgcatttcaatatatattttgtgcaaTAATTGATGTGTTAGCTGTACCTGCTGTTCTGACTGTTAATGATATGTATTATTGGTATTTCTACACTGGAGTAAGTCATTAGTTCCTCTTGATTTCTTTGGTGATAATGTAGAAACGGAggattgtgttttatttggctCATGCACTGTTAAAACCAGACTGTTTGTGATGAACCAGGGTGACACGAATAAACCACAGAGGAGAGTGATTGTAAAATCTGCACGCCGACACATATGTCAGATTTTGTACTGCGTGTGGGTTAGTGTATGTTGACGGGATGTGATGTACTTAGAGCTTACAAGGTCTAAAA
Proteins encoded:
- the LOC118106233 gene encoding cilia- and flagella-associated protein 251, whose product is MGFLITAVFVWAVVGVGSRPVTTPLNDAKVECIIQETLNEDGSQHACGPELTEELDEVQRHQSLLRELQKLADDEREREHEDERKNERYEYNLADDESNFEQRDEEEDKKEERDLTNLVKKTGEKNNYKTEGDDTKEKMMERPRIDDTGRDDEEERAKELEELLAEEITKKVKEERNDEELKELLKELKKKRYEAVKEREIQKGSEMDQKEEVEDKKEEEDKGSKGETVEDLEKQRVEERKKNEVELMVEKEKVEKELKELLKEQDSKPQQERERKEKQEELDELTRKMKRVNEEEEQEKQGGTKEDGVGDMPAAEKSEKEEGDGEKESDEKAENEVKKKEEEVPAEVKEPQQKRVMEKASDEATRQFERERYKDEEEEEENGEDEEDEDEYVREDEEGQEEDDDEEGEAAEDEGEELLEIEAELRKVAAELRELRRG